Proteins co-encoded in one Coriobacterium glomerans PW2 genomic window:
- a CDS encoding ABC transporter ATP-binding protein produces MLGLFRRCKLLFTLNIFMGVAVAALTVAAATILELVLNAVIDADSERFGVMLRVALGYLVIMAAVSICAAIVEKQVVITAIRNLRTTVQQGILSRDNEHFGCLGTADYLSALTNDMKIVEENIVVPLLKSIQYALIFLMAAVALFFYSALIGAIMLGGLVLMYLLPSCVGGLIGKRQEAYSTECARYTSIVKDRLSGYGVLRACRLIERASCELATRSDAVASKKFAADRLLALSEGLAGVMGAVLQIATMLVTGVLVLRGEMLAGTLLAILQLSGAFVQPVAIIMQSLPMICAGAPVLSRLRVLGRPAPSGFSGNRVPRFEQEIIFDSVSFGYAAERPVLSGLSATLKKGESYVLVGESGCGKTTLVRLLAAERSDYAGAIRIDGCELHKLDVDRVLEMVSTVQQDAYLFDETLEYNISLGRSYSRERWARALTISGVDRFIARIGQGLSTQVGELGARLSGGQRQRIAVARAIIDEKPLLILDEGTNAVDARTACDIESALLKIDDLTLITITHDLRPELLRRYDTVLFMKHGRIEEIGSYDALIAKQGGFASFQSLRASNDNPTRDNAR; encoded by the coding sequence ATGCTGGGGCTTTTCCGCCGGTGCAAGCTGCTTTTCACACTCAATATCTTCATGGGGGTCGCGGTGGCGGCGCTCACGGTCGCTGCGGCAACCATTCTGGAGCTCGTCCTCAACGCCGTCATCGATGCGGATTCGGAGCGATTCGGTGTCATGCTGCGGGTCGCGTTGGGTTATCTGGTCATCATGGCTGCGGTGTCGATCTGCGCGGCGATCGTCGAGAAGCAGGTCGTCATCACAGCGATAAGAAATCTTAGAACAACTGTTCAACAGGGCATACTGTCCCGTGACAACGAGCATTTCGGTTGCCTTGGGACGGCGGACTACCTGTCCGCGCTCACCAACGATATGAAAATCGTCGAAGAGAACATCGTCGTGCCGCTGCTGAAGTCGATTCAATATGCGCTCATCTTCCTGATGGCGGCCGTGGCCCTGTTCTTCTACAGCGCGCTCATCGGCGCGATCATGCTGGGCGGCCTGGTCTTGATGTACCTGCTGCCCTCCTGTGTGGGCGGCTTGATAGGAAAGCGGCAGGAGGCGTATTCGACGGAATGCGCACGCTACACATCAATTGTGAAGGATCGTCTGTCAGGTTATGGCGTTCTGCGCGCATGCCGTCTCATCGAACGGGCGAGCTGCGAGCTCGCGACCCGAAGCGATGCGGTGGCGAGCAAAAAGTTCGCCGCTGATCGGCTGCTGGCGCTCAGCGAGGGTCTCGCCGGCGTCATGGGCGCGGTTCTCCAAATCGCTACGATGCTGGTGACAGGTGTTCTCGTGCTGCGCGGAGAGATGCTCGCCGGCACGTTGCTGGCCATCTTGCAGCTATCCGGTGCATTCGTGCAGCCCGTTGCCATCATCATGCAAAGTCTGCCGATGATATGCGCCGGCGCGCCGGTCCTCTCCCGGTTGAGAGTCCTGGGACGTCCGGCGCCATCTGGCTTCAGCGGGAACCGCGTCCCGCGGTTCGAGCAGGAGATCATCTTCGATAGCGTCAGCTTTGGCTACGCGGCAGAACGGCCGGTGCTATCGGGTTTGAGCGCGACGCTGAAAAAGGGGGAAAGCTACGTGCTCGTCGGCGAGAGCGGGTGCGGGAAGACCACGCTGGTTCGGCTGCTCGCCGCCGAGCGCAGCGATTACGCGGGTGCGATTCGAATCGATGGCTGCGAGCTGCACAAGCTCGACGTCGATCGAGTGCTGGAGATGGTTTCGACCGTACAGCAGGATGCGTACCTGTTCGACGAAACCCTCGAGTACAACATCTCCCTCGGACGATCCTACTCACGGGAGCGGTGGGCGCGCGCCTTGACCATCAGCGGTGTCGACAGGTTTATCGCCCGAATCGGGCAGGGGCTTTCCACACAGGTCGGTGAGCTCGGTGCGCGCCTGTCAGGGGGTCAGCGTCAGCGCATCGCGGTCGCCCGGGCGATCATCGACGAAAAGCCGCTGCTCATCCTCGACGAGGGCACGAACGCGGTGGACGCCCGCACCGCCTGCGACATCGAGTCCGCCCTGCTGAAGATCGACGATCTGACCCTGATAACCATCACCCACGATCTCAGACCCGAGCTGCTGCGCCGATACGATACGGTACTCTTTATGAAGCACGGTCGGATCGAGGAGATCGGCTCCTACGATGCGCTCATCGCGAAACAAGGCGGCTTCGCCTCATTTCAGAGTCTGCGCGCATCCAACGATAACCCGACGCGAGACAACGCAAGGTAG
- a CDS encoding ATP-binding cassette domain-containing protein yields the protein MIEVKGVSKHYRKCTALDDVTFNIGRGHITGLLGENGAGKSTMLRVLAGTLRSDSGTVRINEATTAERQRRIQTTLLLAGEAGLYEELTAFENILYFARLRALDLRVARQRIRMLSERFDMDGFLDRRVSELSCGMRQKTAIVRALIHDPDIIMLDEPESGLDFVASSTMNEFLRESVKWGRIVIISSHSAGEILDLCDQVVVLKQGRVVTCEDLRTLTRGKSLSEAFATVRSLVTRR from the coding sequence GTGATCGAGGTCAAGGGGGTGTCAAAGCACTATCGGAAATGTACAGCGCTCGATGATGTGACATTCAACATCGGACGCGGCCACATCACCGGCCTGCTCGGTGAGAACGGAGCTGGCAAGTCCACGATGCTGAGAGTTCTCGCCGGAACGCTCAGATCCGATTCCGGCACGGTCCGAATCAACGAGGCAACGACGGCTGAGCGGCAACGCCGAATCCAGACGACCCTTTTGCTCGCAGGTGAAGCCGGACTCTACGAAGAGCTCACGGCATTCGAGAACATTCTGTATTTTGCCAGGTTGCGCGCGCTCGACCTGCGCGTCGCCAGACAGAGGATTCGCATGCTCTCCGAGCGCTTCGATATGGACGGTTTTCTGGACCGTCGGGTCTCGGAGCTTTCCTGCGGCATGCGTCAGAAGACCGCTATCGTGCGGGCGCTCATTCACGATCCGGACATCATCATGCTCGACGAGCCGGAGTCCGGTCTCGATTTCGTCGCGTCGAGCACGATGAATGAATTTCTTCGCGAAAGCGTGAAATGGGGCAGGATCGTGATCATCTCGAGCCACTCCGCCGGTGAGATCCTGGATCTTTGCGATCAGGTGGTCGTTCTCAAGCAGGGCCGGGTCGTCACGTGCGAGGATCTGCGGACGCTCACGCGGGGCAAGTCGCTGTCTGAGGCGTTCGCGACGGTGAGGAGTCTGGTGACGAGGCGATGA
- a CDS encoding GntR family transcriptional regulator: MLKYEAIARDIQSSIEDGSLRPNERLPTVVELCEIYAVSKITVKRAMDWLTEAGLVTTRRGSGSYVKNSTGLVDDPLSVGVNDRAQGFTAEHADPAEKVSSMVYAFDIVIPSPEIARHLAIANDDFTYYHCRTRLVNNVPITIEYTHMPLDLIPGLKRRHVCASVYRYLQQGLGLKIASFHRAIRAVPADQIEAERLGIACNEPLLEFEQVGYLDSGVPFEYSISRNVGKRYTLHNITLA, from the coding sequence ATGCTCAAATACGAGGCGATCGCGCGCGACATCCAAAGCAGTATCGAGGACGGCTCCCTCAGACCCAATGAGCGGCTCCCGACCGTGGTGGAGCTGTGCGAGATCTACGCGGTGAGCAAGATCACGGTGAAGCGCGCCATGGATTGGCTGACCGAAGCCGGACTGGTCACGACGCGACGCGGTTCGGGCAGCTACGTGAAGAACAGCACGGGCTTGGTTGACGATCCGCTCTCGGTCGGCGTCAACGACCGCGCTCAGGGCTTCACGGCTGAGCACGCCGACCCCGCCGAGAAGGTGTCCTCGATGGTATACGCATTCGATATCGTGATCCCTTCACCCGAGATCGCTCGCCACCTGGCTATCGCGAATGACGACTTCACCTACTACCACTGCCGTACGCGACTGGTGAACAACGTTCCGATCACTATCGAGTACACGCATATGCCGCTGGACCTCATCCCCGGCCTGAAACGCAGGCATGTCTGCGCATCGGTCTATCGCTATCTCCAACAGGGCCTGGGACTCAAGATCGCGAGCTTCCACCGAGCGATCCGTGCCGTGCCGGCAGACCAGATCGAGGCCGAGCGGCTCGGGATCGCATGCAATGAGCCGCTGCTCGAGTTCGAGCAGGTGGGATATCTGGACAGCGGAGTCCCCTTCGAGTACTCGATATCGCGCAACGTCGGCAAGCGATACACGCTGCACAACATCACGCTGGCCTGA
- a CDS encoding glycoside hydrolase family 1 protein, giving the protein MRHYTLPEDFFFGAAMSGPQTEGAWRIGGKLENMWDTWSNESIDAFHNRVGSYVGNDFMARYRGDLDIMADLGLTSFRTSIQWSRLLDANGELNPQGAAWYHRLFAAAADRGLEVFVNLYHFDMPTYLFRRGGWESREVVEAYARYAQIAFREFGDEIRTWFTFNEPIVEPEQRYMTGVWYPQLHDFSRSLTVRYNISIAHCLATERFRQAQAKGEMRDDARIGLINCFSPSYTKDDPSEADLEAVRMNDGLNNRWWLDIVRDGTLPADVIETLEQRGQRLPHRPGDAQILQLGPVDWLGCNYYQPSRVQAPDAPTDSYGNPRFADAYVWPEARMNTSRGWEIYPKGIYDFGMKCKRDYPGLEFFISENGIGIEGEGRERGGDGRIEDSYRVEFVRDHLAWIARAIDEGAACRGYHYWALIDNWSWANAFKNRYGFIEVDLTQGYARRAKRSADWLKEVVATHIVR; this is encoded by the coding sequence ATGAGGCACTATACGCTACCAGAGGACTTCTTCTTCGGCGCGGCGATGTCGGGTCCGCAGACGGAAGGGGCCTGGCGTATCGGCGGCAAGCTCGAGAACATGTGGGACACCTGGTCAAATGAGTCCATAGACGCGTTTCACAATCGCGTGGGCTCATATGTGGGAAATGATTTCATGGCGCGCTACCGGGGAGATCTTGACATCATGGCCGATCTCGGCCTCACCTCGTTTCGCACATCCATTCAATGGAGCCGCCTGCTGGATGCCAACGGCGAGCTGAATCCGCAGGGCGCGGCATGGTACCACCGACTCTTCGCCGCGGCCGCCGATCGCGGACTCGAGGTCTTCGTGAACCTCTACCATTTCGATATGCCGACATATCTGTTCCGTCGCGGCGGTTGGGAGAGTCGCGAGGTCGTCGAAGCCTATGCGAGATATGCGCAGATCGCATTTCGCGAGTTCGGTGATGAGATTCGCACATGGTTCACGTTCAACGAGCCCATCGTCGAGCCCGAGCAGCGCTATATGACCGGCGTCTGGTATCCTCAGCTCCATGATTTCAGCCGGTCGCTGACGGTGCGCTACAACATCTCGATCGCGCACTGCCTGGCGACCGAGCGCTTTCGTCAGGCTCAGGCGAAAGGCGAGATGCGCGACGACGCCCGCATCGGCCTCATCAACTGCTTCAGCCCGTCCTACACGAAGGATGATCCATCTGAGGCAGATCTCGAGGCCGTTCGGATGAACGACGGGTTGAACAACAGGTGGTGGCTCGACATCGTGCGCGATGGCACGCTGCCCGCAGATGTCATCGAGACGCTCGAGCAACGCGGGCAACGGCTCCCGCACCGTCCCGGCGATGCGCAGATTCTTCAGTTGGGACCAGTCGATTGGCTCGGCTGCAACTACTACCAGCCCTCGCGCGTGCAGGCACCCGACGCGCCGACGGACTCATATGGAAACCCCCGGTTCGCGGATGCCTATGTCTGGCCTGAGGCGCGCATGAACACCTCGCGCGGCTGGGAGATCTATCCGAAGGGCATCTATGACTTCGGCATGAAATGCAAGCGGGACTATCCCGGTCTCGAGTTCTTCATCTCCGAGAACGGCATCGGCATCGAGGGGGAGGGTCGCGAGCGCGGTGGGGACGGTCGCATCGAGGATTCCTATCGCGTGGAGTTCGTGCGCGACCATCTCGCATGGATCGCCCGTGCCATCGATGAGGGCGCGGCCTGCCGCGGTTACCACTACTGGGCGCTGATCGACAACTGGTCTTGGGCGAACGCCTTCAAGAACCGCTATGGATTTATCGAGGTGGATCTCACGCAGGGCTACGCACGCCGGGCCAAGCGCTCGGCAGATTGGCTGAAAGAGGTGGTCGCCACGCATATCGTCCGCTAG
- a CDS encoding ABC transporter permease: MRLRVIVAIARKELRCFCASRRTVINTLVVSLVLVPGLLMFSSWAMTSRHAAGGPKTVGAATEQLVESLGHVDQVSAVLVTGRDSAEEMLRKGEIDAYVEQPEAGGYAISYSSSTSSSLDAASAFRQMLEESLGARKGRVSLTDVSKDGVGDLLACTLIPAGLMVVCSMSAGSLAIAATVREREAGTFEPLVSTGISRFEMVAGKMVAVLLGACASMALGLGGTLAYIAIRMPDSHIITGETLVVVAQTSVIASALFSFVFVAAGMISRTVREAQSYTGIITTLAMVPSIFLSTAKVGAAVRFWPVPLLDITAVMRDALYGVISYRALALSGLVCLLLGVAACAISIAGATVEQRRPSRSQHHR, from the coding sequence ATGAGGCTGCGGGTTATCGTCGCTATCGCGCGCAAGGAACTGCGATGCTTCTGCGCGAGCAGGCGGACAGTCATAAACACCCTTGTGGTCTCGCTTGTTTTGGTTCCCGGGCTTCTCATGTTCAGTTCATGGGCGATGACGAGCCGGCACGCGGCCGGAGGGCCGAAGACCGTCGGCGCGGCGACCGAGCAGCTCGTCGAGTCGCTCGGTCACGTCGATCAGGTGAGCGCCGTCCTTGTCACCGGGCGGGACTCCGCTGAGGAGATGCTCAGGAAAGGCGAGATCGATGCCTATGTGGAGCAGCCGGAGGCAGGTGGCTACGCGATCTCCTACTCGAGTTCCACATCCTCATCCCTGGATGCCGCCTCCGCATTCAGGCAGATGCTCGAGGAGTCGCTCGGCGCCCGGAAAGGCAGGGTCTCGCTCACCGATGTGTCAAAGGATGGTGTCGGCGATCTTTTGGCCTGCACCCTCATCCCGGCTGGCCTCATGGTCGTGTGCAGCATGTCGGCTGGCTCGCTCGCGATCGCCGCCACGGTCCGCGAACGGGAGGCGGGCACCTTCGAGCCGCTGGTCTCGACGGGTATCTCGCGTTTTGAGATGGTTGCCGGCAAAATGGTCGCCGTTCTGCTCGGAGCATGCGCGTCGATGGCGCTCGGCTTGGGCGGCACCCTTGCCTACATCGCGATTCGCATGCCAGACTCCCATATCATCACCGGCGAGACGCTCGTCGTGGTCGCGCAGACGAGTGTGATCGCTTCCGCGCTGTTCTCATTCGTGTTCGTCGCGGCAGGCATGATCTCGCGCACCGTTCGCGAGGCGCAGAGCTATACCGGTATCATCACGACGCTGGCGATGGTCCCTTCGATCTTTTTGTCCACCGCCAAGGTGGGTGCCGCCGTCCGTTTCTGGCCGGTCCCGCTGCTCGACATAACCGCGGTCATGCGCGATGCGCTCTATGGCGTTATCTCGTATAGAGCGCTCGCGTTGTCGGGACTCGTGTGCCTGCTGCTCGGCGTGGCGGCCTGCGCGATCTCGATCGCCGGGGCGACAGTGGAGCAGCGGCGCCCATCGAGGTCGCAACATCACAGATGA
- a CDS encoding ArsR/SmtB family transcription factor yields the protein MKLQLDPAVETFFLLADADWGKRQKKRAIEQLDALGIDGAACYAAQFHLIERYFSAFAACMVKDAGSSYIADLSDQAALLFVSLLVSHPAWLRDFEALPEEEVINEVRSGISAIMGTGADFIAALETSGLSDRARWQLSVLWQQPKPRIALVIRAIAANIPAFNQARRKIEPEMASVLSQLGDQLRDDKLSPMVDQAVSLYPHARITPSLAAPLLVMAIGDTCVLGLLLNRVFTGRTDGLADIEAVRVSKALSDANRVAILHILKGNRLYGVELARKIGLTPATTSYHMNMLVSAGLVEVARQDARMFYRLSANGIERYRAWLETLLSRR from the coding sequence ATGAAGCTACAATTGGACCCAGCTGTCGAGACGTTCTTTCTGCTCGCTGATGCGGACTGGGGGAAGAGGCAGAAAAAGAGAGCGATCGAGCAGCTCGATGCCCTCGGCATCGACGGGGCCGCCTGCTATGCCGCGCAGTTTCATCTGATCGAGCGCTATTTCTCAGCTTTTGCCGCCTGCATGGTCAAAGACGCCGGGAGCTCCTATATTGCGGACCTGAGCGATCAGGCGGCATTGCTGTTCGTATCGCTGCTCGTCTCCCATCCGGCTTGGCTGCGCGATTTCGAAGCTCTGCCCGAGGAAGAGGTGATCAACGAGGTCCGCAGCGGGATCTCGGCGATCATGGGGACCGGTGCCGATTTCATCGCCGCGCTTGAGACGAGCGGTCTTTCCGATCGCGCGCGCTGGCAGCTCTCCGTTCTGTGGCAGCAGCCCAAACCGAGAATCGCTCTGGTCATACGGGCGATCGCAGCCAATATCCCCGCCTTTAACCAGGCGCGTCGAAAGATCGAGCCCGAGATGGCCTCCGTCCTCAGCCAGCTTGGGGACCAGCTGCGGGACGATAAGCTCTCTCCGATGGTCGACCAGGCGGTGTCGCTTTACCCCCATGCACGGATCACACCGTCGCTCGCTGCCCCTCTGCTGGTCATGGCCATCGGAGATACCTGCGTTCTCGGACTTCTGCTCAATCGCGTCTTTACCGGTCGGACGGATGGCCTCGCTGATATCGAAGCCGTCCGTGTCTCCAAGGCCCTGAGTGATGCGAACAGGGTCGCCATCCTGCATATATTGAAGGGTAATCGACTCTACGGCGTCGAACTCGCCCGCAAAATCGGCCTCACGCCAGCCACCACGTCCTACCATATGAACATGTTGGTCTCCGCCGGCTTGGTCGAGGTCGCGAGGCAGGACGCGAGGATGTTCTACCGGCTGAGCGCCAACGGCATCGAGCGGTATCGCGCATGGCTCGAAACGTTGCTGTCGCGGAGGTGA